A DNA window from Candidatus Wallbacteria bacterium contains the following coding sequences:
- a CDS encoding PFL family protein — MSIRPEEILETIGMIEVSHFDIRTVTMGISLRDCSGNSVGEIADKVYKKIVMKANSLVKTAREVEVKYGIPIINKRISVTPVSIFAESAKEHDYTEIARAMDRAAKDVGVNFIGGFTALVHKGATPGDDSLMESIPVALSQTERVCGSVNLASTKCGINLDAVYKMSKIIKELARLTKDQGSIGCAKLVVFANVPEDNPFMAGAFHGIGEPDCIINVGISGPGVVLSAVEAAPDADMTELSNIIKKTAFKITRMGEMAGQEVSRMLGIPFGIVDISLAPTPAPGDSVAEILEKMGLEKCGTHGTTCCLAMLNDAVKKGGVMATSHVGGLSGAFIPVSEDANMIAAVRAGALSLDKLEAMTCVCSVGLDMVAVPGDTPDETIAAIIADEMAIGVINNKTTAVRIIPVYGKNVGESVSFGGLLGEAPIMPVNKFSSYKFIKRGGRVPAPIQSLTN; from the coding sequence ATGAGCATCCGCCCTGAAGAAATCCTCGAAACCATAGGTATGATCGAGGTTTCACACTTTGACATCCGCACAGTCACCATGGGGATCTCCCTCAGGGACTGTTCAGGCAATTCAGTGGGCGAGATTGCGGACAAGGTTTATAAAAAAATCGTGATGAAAGCTAATTCCCTGGTCAAAACCGCCAGAGAGGTCGAGGTTAAATACGGCATCCCGATCATCAACAAAAGAATCTCAGTAACCCCGGTCTCGATCTTCGCTGAATCAGCCAAGGAGCATGATTATACAGAGATCGCCAGAGCCATGGATCGGGCCGCCAAGGATGTCGGAGTCAATTTCATCGGAGGGTTTACAGCGCTGGTTCACAAGGGTGCCACTCCAGGCGATGACAGTCTGATGGAATCGATCCCTGTCGCACTGTCACAAACGGAACGCGTCTGCGGCTCTGTGAATCTCGCTTCCACCAAATGCGGGATCAATCTGGACGCTGTCTATAAAATGTCCAAAATCATTAAGGAACTGGCACGCCTCACCAAAGACCAGGGCAGCATCGGCTGCGCCAAGCTCGTGGTGTTCGCGAACGTGCCTGAAGACAATCCATTCATGGCAGGTGCTTTCCATGGTATCGGAGAGCCTGACTGCATCATCAACGTGGGGATCTCAGGGCCGGGTGTTGTTCTCTCAGCCGTGGAAGCAGCGCCAGATGCCGATATGACCGAACTCTCCAACATCATCAAGAAAACCGCCTTCAAGATCACCCGGATGGGAGAGATGGCGGGACAGGAAGTCTCACGCATGCTGGGAATACCCTTTGGAATTGTCGATATCTCTCTGGCTCCGACTCCAGCCCCGGGTGACAGCGTAGCTGAAATCCTGGAAAAAATGGGACTGGAAAAATGCGGCACTCACGGCACCACCTGCTGCCTGGCCATGCTCAACGATGCGGTAAAAAAAGGCGGAGTGATGGCTACCTCACATGTCGGGGGATTGTCAGGGGCTTTCATTCCTGTATCGGAAGACGCCAACATGATCGCTGCGGTCCGCGCAGGAGCATTGAGCCTTGACAAGCTGGAAGCCATGACCTGCGTCTGCTCTGTCGGTCTGGACATGGTGGCAGTCCCAGGCGACACACCGGATGAGACCATCGCCGCCATCATCGCAGATGAAATGGCGATCGGAGTCATCAACAATAAAACCACTGCGGTCCGGATCATCCCGGTCTATGGGAAAAACGTCGGGGAGTCCGTGAGCTTCGGTGGCCTGCTTGGTGAAGCCCCGATCATGCCTGTCAACAAGTTCAGCTCCTACAAATTCATCAAGCGCGGTGGCAGGGTGCCGGCACCTATCCAAAGTCTGACTAATTAA
- a CDS encoding sensor histidine kinase, whose amino-acid sequence MDNKSLELENILQECEEIKKQLLNRNVQQMDYFNMALTSIQKHARNVIKQFNRELQQINLNRHIISSQEEEYKRITREIHDGPAQTMSNLILHLELYEQVKDSNQEEAAKELTRVGELGRETMLMMRSFLREFRPMALDDLGLIPAINRYLEQFKKDTGINLIISLDETLNFTKEMQINLYRIIQESLHNIRKHSQAKNVTIELEKVDQLCYLTIKDDGKGFSLHADFEGHFGLINLRERMGLVNGTFKIKTEPGKGCEITCSFAEA is encoded by the coding sequence ATGGACAACAAAAGCTTAGAACTGGAAAACATTCTACAGGAATGTGAAGAGATTAAAAAACAGCTTCTGAACAGAAATGTCCAGCAAATGGATTATTTCAATATGGCTTTAACCAGCATTCAAAAACATGCCCGCAATGTAATCAAGCAGTTCAACCGTGAATTGCAGCAGATAAATCTGAATCGCCATATCATCAGCTCCCAGGAAGAGGAATACAAGAGAATCACCCGTGAAATACATGACGGTCCTGCGCAGACGATGTCCAACCTGATCCTGCATCTGGAGCTTTACGAACAAGTGAAAGACAGCAATCAGGAGGAGGCAGCCAAGGAATTGACCAGAGTAGGAGAACTCGGCAGAGAAACCATGCTGATGATGCGCAGCTTTCTCCGCGAATTCCGCCCCATGGCACTGGATGACCTGGGACTGATACCAGCGATCAACCGCTACCTGGAGCAATTTAAAAAAGACACGGGCATCAATCTGATCATCTCGCTGGATGAAACCCTCAACTTCACAAAAGAGATGCAGATCAACCTTTACAGGATTATCCAGGAATCATTGCACAACATCAGGAAACACAGCCAGGCTAAAAATGTGACGATCGAACTTGAGAAAGTAGACCAGCTCTGTTATTTAACGATCAAGGATGACGGGAAGGGTTTCTCACTGCATGCGGATTTCGAGGGGCATTTCGGGTTGATCAACCTCAGGGAGCGCATGGGCCTGGTCAACGGAACCTTCAAGATCAAAACTGAACCCGGCAAAGGCTGCGAAATTACCTGCAGCTTCGCGGAGGCGTAA
- a CDS encoding PilZ domain-containing protein, giving the protein MNQRRKFFRKKTVIQARAEFQGRSVPVMITGLSGSGCELESKEELATDLLLSFEFLGNSYSMRVRLVWQFQKDKFYSGGELLISSQARTEIVDWILSEIFPK; this is encoded by the coding sequence ATTAATCAGCGCAGAAAGTTCTTCCGGAAGAAAACAGTGATCCAGGCCAGAGCGGAATTCCAGGGCAGGAGTGTTCCTGTCATGATCACCGGGCTATCGGGTTCAGGCTGTGAACTGGAGAGCAAGGAGGAATTGGCCACTGATCTGCTGCTGTCCTTTGAGTTTTTAGGCAACTCATATTCCATGAGGGTCAGGCTGGTCTGGCAGTTCCAGAAGGACAAATTCTATTCCGGCGGGGAACTCCTGATCAGCAGCCAGGCGCGAACTGAGATAGTAGACTGGATTCTAAGCGAGATTTTTCCAAAATGA
- a CDS encoding tetratricopeptide repeat protein, translating into MIYLIWLLGGLLFTSVAIYMLYLFYYQEIYRLEQIAEEYPGYADVRFKLGKIYRERRKYDKAKLYLEEAVKIYPYYLEAYKELYEIFLSLNDRESARNILKRLKQFAESQQDSAMLSFAKNKLAEHENP; encoded by the coding sequence ATGATTTATTTAATCTGGTTATTAGGCGGGCTTCTTTTTACCAGTGTGGCGATTTACATGCTCTATCTTTTTTATTATCAGGAAATCTACCGCCTGGAACAGATCGCTGAAGAATATCCCGGTTACGCAGATGTCAGATTCAAACTTGGCAAGATCTACCGAGAACGCAGAAAATACGACAAAGCCAAGCTATACCTGGAAGAGGCAGTGAAGATCTATCCGTATTATCTTGAAGCCTATAAGGAACTTTACGAAATATTCCTGTCCCTGAATGACAGAGAGTCGGCCCGCAACATCCTTAAAAGGCTCAAGCAATTTGCCGAGAGTCAGCAGGATTCCGCGATGCTCTCATTTGCCAAAAACAAATTGGCCGAGCATGAAAACCCTTAG
- a CDS encoding ATP-binding protein, translating into MKTLRAKINFHFLVLSAITILVLAIFSVVILQKLMLQRGLENAQFLARSIALMVDANFSNTDRLDRFLADIAEFWHLSQVTVRDGDEILYSFPKVQNDLKSGKSARVKFLEASYYFDLTRFVEVKTPLALGGRSAEIVVKLSIVNLQEAIGSLILDYAIISFVVFSLVYFITNFISRLIVGPIRATAMAARGVAAGDYREIKGIEAENELGELITAFNTMVGNLKKSMEENKLAMVGKMSASIAHEIRNPLVTMQGLTEVMLEEAVVPEFKKDLRVIQKEVQRLNLFVEQLLQFARPKPLEFKKENLQKLTGEVLTMMKHDFKQKKIEIVQEWENIPEPLVDANSIKQVFLNLLYNALHFSNQNTVISIKGYFGNLERGHLKVEISDKGAGIPAETLPRVFEPFFTTREGGSGLGLAIVRRIMQAHGGDIYLLSREGVGTTAVLFFPLTDA; encoded by the coding sequence ATGAAAACCCTTAGAGCAAAGATAAACTTCCATTTTCTGGTGCTGTCTGCGATCACAATCCTGGTGCTGGCAATTTTTTCAGTGGTGATCCTGCAAAAGCTCATGCTGCAGAGAGGCCTGGAAAACGCCCAGTTTCTGGCCCGCAGCATTGCCCTGATGGTGGACGCAAATTTCAGCAACACCGACCGTCTCGACCGATTCTTAGCTGATATAGCGGAATTCTGGCATCTTTCCCAGGTCACGGTCAGGGATGGAGACGAAATCCTCTATAGCTTTCCAAAAGTACAGAATGATCTGAAATCCGGTAAGTCTGCCCGGGTGAAATTTCTGGAAGCCAGCTACTACTTCGATCTCACCCGCTTCGTGGAAGTCAAGACTCCGCTCGCGCTCGGGGGGCGCAGCGCCGAGATCGTAGTCAAGCTTTCGATCGTCAACCTGCAGGAAGCTATCGGCTCGCTCATATTGGATTACGCCATCATCTCTTTCGTAGTCTTCAGCCTTGTTTATTTCATCACCAACTTCATCTCCCGCCTGATTGTGGGACCGATCAGGGCTACAGCCATGGCAGCCAGGGGCGTCGCAGCAGGGGATTACCGGGAGATCAAGGGAATAGAAGCCGAAAACGAACTGGGTGAACTGATCACTGCTTTCAACACCATGGTGGGAAATCTGAAAAAATCCATGGAGGAAAACAAGCTGGCCATGGTGGGTAAAATGTCGGCCAGTATCGCCCATGAGATCCGCAATCCTCTGGTAACGATGCAGGGCCTGACTGAGGTCATGCTGGAAGAGGCCGTTGTTCCGGAATTCAAGAAAGACCTGCGGGTGATCCAGAAAGAAGTACAACGCCTGAATCTTTTCGTGGAACAGCTTCTCCAGTTCGCCCGCCCCAAGCCACTCGAATTCAAGAAGGAAAATCTCCAGAAGCTCACCGGAGAGGTTCTCACGATGATGAAGCACGACTTCAAGCAGAAGAAGATAGAAATAGTGCAGGAATGGGAGAACATCCCCGAACCGCTGGTAGATGCCAATTCAATCAAACAGGTCTTCCTGAATCTCCTGTATAATGCACTGCATTTTTCCAATCAGAATACTGTCATCAGCATCAAAGGATACTTCGGGAACCTGGAACGCGGACATCTTAAAGTCGAAATCTCAGATAAGGGCGCAGGCATCCCGGCTGAAACTCTGCCCCGTGTATTCGAACCTTTTTTCACCACCAGGGAAGGCGGGAGCGGCCTGGGTCTCGCAATCGTCCGCCGGATCATGCAGGCCCACGGCGGTGATATCTATCTCCTGTCGCGGGAAGGCGTAGGCACGACAGCGGTTCTGTTCTTCCCCCTGACTGACGCGTAA
- a CDS encoding class I SAM-dependent methyltransferase, whose protein sequence is MKLQKLLADPIGVLKRRIRLLFQRLKYRSGRDYRSKDYWDERHKTHGLELTGVGDAGLSTEENLKDYETAGKTLALLLDQCSLDYSRISILDIGCGNGYYAQLLKSKGAANYRGIDISDVLFPELRAKSGFRFDRLDIGSDSLEDIYDLVLMIDVTQHIVFDDKFSFAMRNVREHLKPGGSFVVTSFLSEKKRHSFYEVSRPFELYWKEFPGFHFSNPLPFRDKFIFLIRK, encoded by the coding sequence ATGAAACTGCAAAAACTTCTGGCTGACCCGATCGGAGTATTGAAAAGGCGGATCCGGCTTCTTTTTCAACGGCTCAAATACCGTTCAGGACGTGATTACAGATCAAAGGACTACTGGGACGAACGGCACAAAACCCATGGACTGGAACTGACAGGCGTAGGAGATGCCGGATTATCGACTGAGGAAAACCTGAAAGATTACGAGACTGCCGGTAAAACCCTGGCACTTTTGCTGGACCAGTGCAGCCTTGATTATTCCAGGATCAGCATTCTTGACATCGGATGCGGAAACGGCTATTACGCGCAACTTCTCAAATCAAAAGGTGCAGCCAATTATCGCGGGATCGACATCAGCGACGTGCTTTTCCCTGAATTGAGGGCGAAAAGCGGTTTCAGATTCGACAGGCTGGACATCGGTTCCGACAGCCTTGAGGATATTTATGATCTGGTCTTGATGATTGACGTCACCCAGCATATCGTTTTCGACGATAAATTTTCGTTCGCCATGAGGAATGTCAGGGAGCACCTCAAACCTGGAGGAAGTTTTGTCGTTACCTCATTCCTTTCGGAAAAGAAACGGCACAGCTTCTACGAAGTGTCTCGCCCATTTGAACTCTATTGGAAGGAATTTCCCGGCTTCCATTTCTCAAATCCTTTGCCGTTCCGCGACAAGTTCATTTTCCTGATCAGGAAATAA